In a genomic window of Scyliorhinus torazame isolate Kashiwa2021f chromosome 5, sScyTor2.1, whole genome shotgun sequence:
- the LOC140421557 gene encoding uncharacterized protein: MEGESIVHSAGKPYTCCVCGRGFSQSSGLTSHKCSRTEEKPWKCADCGKGFTVPSKLEIHRRSHTGERPFTCSKCGKGFTKSSHLVSHQRIHTDERPFQCADCGKCCKSSGSLTSHQRVHTDERPFRCPHCGTGFRRSSDLAVHQRSHTGERPFTCSKCGKGFTISARLLNHQRVHTDERPFQCPDCGKCSKSSAELMRHQRVHTDERPFRCSHCGTGFRRSSDLTVHQRSHTGERPFTCSKCGKGFTISARLLNHQRVHTDERPFQCPDCGKCYKSFGNLTSHQRVHTDERPFRCSHCGTGFRRSFHLTAHQQIHTGERPFTCSECGKGFTQSSTLQNHCQIHTGE; this comes from the coding sequence ATGGAAGGAGAAAGCATTGTTCACAGTGcggggaaaccgtacacgtgttgtgtgtgtggacgaggattcagtcaatcatcaggcctcacaagccacaaatgcagtcgcaCTGAggaaaaaccgtggaaatgtgcggactgtgggaaaggattcactgtcccatccaagctggaaattcatcgacgcagtcacactggggagagaccattcacctgctctaagtgtgggaagggattcactaagtcatcccacctggtgagtcaccagcgaattcacacagatgagagaccgtttcaatgtgcaGACTGCGGGAAATGCTGTAAAAGTTCTGGGAGTCTGacaagccatcaacgtgttcacactgacgagagaccgtttaggtgcccgcactgtgggactgggttcagacgatcatctgacctcgctgtacatcagcgaagtcacactggcgagaggccattcacctgctccaagtgtgggaagggatttactatttcagcccgcctgttgaatcaccagcgagttcacactgatgagagaccatttcaatgtccagactgtgggaagtgctctaAAAGTTCTGcggaactgatgcgccatcaacgtgttcacactgacgagagaccgttcaggtgctctcactgcgggactgggttcagacgatcatctgacctcactgtacatcagcgaagtcacactggcgagaggccattcacctgctccaagtgtgggaagggatttactatttcagcccgcctgttgaatcaccagcgagttcacactgatgagagaccgtttcaatgtccagactgtgggaagtgctataaaagttttgGGAATCTGacaagccatcaacgtgttcacactgacgagagaccgtttaggtgctctcactgcgggactgggttcagacgatcatttcacctcactgcacatcagcaaattcacactggggagagaccgttcacctgctcagagtgtgggaagggattcactcagtcatccaccctgcagaaccaTTGTCAAATTCATACTGGCGAGTGA
- the LOC140421573 gene encoding uncharacterized protein, which yields MRGATAVVEQLSAGAGTEFGACAFPVLASGRVLCPGEAESASGGYLKSTGVKSSNLETHKDIDTIEKLWKCGHCGKEFHSPSQLEIHQRSHTRERPFTCTVCGKGFNRSFNLRTHQRIHTGERSFTCSVCMKGFSSSSYLLKHKCGHTGEKPFICAMCGKGFTNSTDLLTHQLHVWEQIHSVTKPCETPASSQVTSEGCKKGKDLQSGNSA from the exons ATGCGCGGTGCAACTGCTGTAGTTGAACAGCTGAGCGCAGGCGCGGGGAcggagtttggagcatgcgcaTTTCCAGTGTTGGCCTCGGGAAGAGTCCTTTGTCctggagaagcggagtcagcgtcaggcg gatatttgaAATCTACAGGCGTGAAATCATCCAACCTGGAAACCCACAAGGACATCGACACCatagagaaactgtggaaatgtgggcactgtggaaaggaattccattccccatcccagctggaaattcatcagcgcagtcacactcgggagaggccattcacctgcactgtgtgtgggaagggatttaatcgatcgttcaaccttcgcacacaccaacgaattcacactggagagcggtcgttcacctgctctgtgtgtatgaagggattcagcagttcatcaTACCTGCTGAAACACAAGTgtggtcacactggggaaaagccattcatCTGTgccatgtgtggaaagggattcactaatTCAACTGACCTCCTGACACACCAGCTCCATGTGTGGGAACAGATACACTCAGTCACAAAACCttgtgagacaccagcgagttcacaagtaactTCTGAAG